A window of Roseiflexus castenholzii DSM 13941 genomic DNA:
AATCTATCCGGCTTTGTTCGCGCAATCGAAGACGAGACATATGTGCGCATCCTGCACCACGTCAGTCAGGAAGGGCGCGTCATCCGCTACCAGTCGCTCAGCCAGTTGAGCGCCGGTGATCGGATCACCGTGATCGGGACGCTCGAACGCATTGAAGCGATGCGCCAGCGCAATACTCCGTTCAGTAAACTCGCATTTCTTACTGCCGAACGACCGGTGCGACCGACCGAACGGTACCACACGGTCATCGTGTGCGGCCTGGGGAAGATCGGGTTTCGGGTGGTCAAACAGTTGCACGCCTTGAACCCACGTCCACGAATCGTCGTGGTGCGCCTGGGAACCAATGATCGTCCGGAGTTTGTCCGGCAGATCAGGCAACTCGAAGACGTTGCCGACGTGATCGGCGACGCGCGTAACCTCGAGGTGTTGTGTCGGGCTGGTCTTGATGAAGCCTATTCCATTGCCGCGCTTACCTCCGATGACCTGCAAAATGTGCAGATCGCTCTGACTGCGCGCCGCCAACGACCTGATGTGCACATTGTGTTGCGCACCTTCAGCGACGCGCTGGCGGAACGGTTGGCGGAGATGTTCGGCATTCACACAACGTACAGCACGTCGGCGCTGGCGGCGCCGACGATGGCAGCGGCGGCGCTGGCAGGCGATGTCAGCCAGGCATTGGTGGTCGGCGGACGGCTTTTCGCCGTCGATCAGACACATCTTTCCGCAAAACACCCGTTTGTTGGCATGCGGATCGACGATCTGCGCGAGTACTCGACAGCGCTTGTGCTCGAATTACAGCGCGACGGTCGCACCATCCTGCTTCCTGATCTTGACGTGCGTCTCCAGGCTGGCGACCAGGCGACCCTGCTGGCGCCAATCGAGACCATTCATCACATACGTGGAATGGGGGTCAGGGGTTAGACACGCCACAGGCGCTGGCGGCGTATCCCTTGGTTTCGCCGTGACACGTGCCAACGCGCAAGG
This region includes:
- a CDS encoding potassium channel family protein; this translates as MNPSSQATRAGRLRQISRLARANLYDFQLLLRESWLVLIAFAILAGITSTYLAFFYPERGGSSRPQGLPEALYETLTLMTLQSDLDFPRGDLIGELIFFLTPLLGLALIFQSVLNFGRLLLDKGGRREAWQVALASTYRDHIIVCGLGRVGLRIVTQLHAAGYETVVVERDWNSEFVPRVLSLGVPVVLGDAREATILQQAGVMRARAVIAAINDDLLNVEIALGARGVRSDVRVVLRVFNEELDRNLERALGPNSAFSASAIAAPTCAAAAVSREIDYALTVGRAQLGVAQIVVQRESNLSGFVRAIEDETYVRILHHVSQEGRVIRYQSLSQLSAGDRITVIGTLERIEAMRQRNTPFSKLAFLTAERPVRPTERYHTVIVCGLGKIGFRVVKQLHALNPRPRIVVVRLGTNDRPEFVRQIRQLEDVADVIGDARNLEVLCRAGLDEAYSIAALTSDDLQNVQIALTARRQRPDVHIVLRTFSDALAERLAEMFGIHTTYSTSALAAPTMAAAALAGDVSQALVVGGRLFAVDQTHLSAKHPFVGMRIDDLREYSTALVLELQRDGRTILLPDLDVRLQAGDQATLLAPIETIHHIRGMGVRG